The Gossypium hirsutum isolate 1008001.06 chromosome D02, Gossypium_hirsutum_v2.1, whole genome shotgun sequence region GAATAGGCTAGTGTTTTGAGGTTGTTTCCTTTTTCCTCTGCTCACTCTTGACTTTTTGGCATGGCATTTTGGCTTTTATATGGCATACATCCAGTTTactgggtgtgtgtgtgtgtagaTATTTATGTCATGACTGATTTAAGTTGGTAAGGGTCCTCAGTTCTGTCTTGGACTTGGTGAAGATGAGTGTGTGATGTGTGAATTTTCACAATTTTCCCTTCGGTAAATTTACGAGACATTTGTTTAATCTTTCTTCTTTGTTCATATGTGGATGAATCTTGGCCTGCACATCGCAGATAGTGGCAAACGGGCACGAATGATGATTAATGGAAGTGAAGAAGAGTATGATATTGAAGATGAGTTGCAATCAATCCGAAAGGATGATTTTGCATTTGAAGATTTATGCGGTGATGTGACCTTCCATGAACAAGAGAGTGCATGTTCCGTTACTGAGATGGGGAACTGGGGTTTGTTGGATGGTCATGTGCTAGCACGAGTCTTCCATTTCTTGAGATCTGACATGAAATCCCTTGTCTTTGCTTCTTTGACTTGTAAACACTGGAGAGCTGCTGTCAGGTTTTACAAGGGTATTGCAAGGCAGGTTGACTTGTCATCTCTTGGTCCCAACTGCAGTGACTCTATAGCTCAGAAAATCCTGGTATGATTCATGGTTGCTTAAAGTACTTGCATATAATTTTTTTCCCCTTTACTCCTCTGGTTTAATACAATTCTTTATTTGCAGAACTGTTACAACAAAGAACGGATAAATTCCATGGTTCTGATTGGTTGCACGAACATAAGTTCAATCACACTTGAAGATGTTCTTCAAGTTTTTCCTAGTTTATCTTATATAGATATTAGAGGTTGCAGCCAGTTTGGGGAATTGATAGTCAAATTTCCCAATTTGAGGTGGTTCAAGAGCACAAGTTTGCATGCTATGACAATCTCAGATGAGTCTAATTCTAAAATAAGGACTCTGAAACAAATTACCGAGAAAACTTCATCTGGCCTTAAAACGGGCCTGGGGAATGCTATCGATGATTTTGGCGAATTGAAGAGttattttgaaagtgttgataGAAGAGACTCTGCAAACCAATTATTTCGCCAAAGTTTATATAGGCGTTCAAAGTTATTTGATGCCAGGAAGTCCTCATCCATTTTATCTAGGGAAGCTCGTATCAGGCGATGGGCCATTAAAAAATCCGAAAATGGATATAAGCGGATGGAGGAATTCCTTGCTTCTAGTCTAAGGGATATAATGAAGGAGAATACCTCCGATTTTTTTGTGCCCAAGGTACTGTGGATCTTGTGCTTTCTGTTTGTGCATTTTTTGTTTCATACATTATGTTTAAAAGCCTTTATTCTTTTGCTGTCATTTGGTTTTCAGGTTGCAGAAATTGAGGAGAAAATGAAAAATGGTTATTACATTGGACATGGTCTGGGTTATGTTAAAGAGGACATCAGCCGAATGTGCAGGGATGCAATAAAGTAAGGTTTTCTAGTTCCCTCTTTTACATCTTAATTTGATACATTGAATTAAAGAATATTTCTAAGTTGCGAAGGCTTTAAGTCATCCAAGCTGTAGTCATTTGACTTGTGTGGTTATGTGTTACCCAGTTAATTGTCTGAAGGCTGCCCCGCCTATAATTGTATAACATTTCTTCTTTATGAATTAAAATTGATTTCTTCTGTATATGCCTAGAGCTGTTCTCTCCCTTATTTTCATTTATTgaacataaattattaattttgcgCCTTTCTCCTGTGCTTTATTTTTACGGCCATATGTTCAGCATATCTGATAATATGCTAACCATTCCATTTGTTTGTATACCAATTTGTTGGTTGTAGAACAAAGAATCGTGGAGGTGCTCGTGACATGAATCGCATAATTACTTTATTTATCCAGCTCGCCACACGTTTAGAAGAGGGTGCTAAGATTACATCTTCTTATGAAAGAGATGAATTGCTGAAGTCTTGGAAAGATGACTCACCTACTGGATTCTCAAAGTACAAGAAGAAACTTGGTAAGGCAGTCACTGAAAGAAAGTACATGAACAAGAGCAATGGCACTTCTTTGCAAATGGTGCTTTTGATTATGGGGAATATGCATCTGATAGAGAAATTAGAAAGCGTCTGTCCAAACTTAATAGGAAATCGCTTGACTCAGAAAGTGAAACATCTGATGAGCTTGATCGCTCTTCTGAGGATGGCAAAAGTGAGAGTGAAATTGAGAGTACCGCTTCAGATACTGAGAGTGACTTGGATTTCAAGCCTGAAGGTCGGTCTGGGGAGTCAAGAGGGGATGGATACTTCATGGCAGGAGATAGTTTTGATTCTATGGCTGATGACCGTGAATGGGGTGCACGTATGACCAAAGCCAGTTTGGTTCCTCCTGTCACTAGGAAATATGAAGTCATTGATCAGTATGTTGTTGTAGCTGATGAGGAGGATGTGCGGCGTAAGATGCAAGTATCCTTGCCAGAGGACTATGCCGAGAAGCTCAATGCTCAAAAAACTGGCACTGAGGAGTTGGATATGGAACTTCCTGAAGTCAAAGATTATAAACCCAGAAAAGAGCTTGGAGATGAAGTTATAGAGCAAGAAGTTTATGGAATTGATCCTTACACTCACAACCTCTTGCTTGATTCCATGCCAGAGGAGTTGGAATGGCCTTTAGAGGATAAGCAATCttttattgaagatgttctcctTCGAACTCTGAATAAGCAAGTTAGACAATTCACAGGCACTGGGAACACTCCAATGATGTATCCGTTGAAGCCCATTGTAGAAGAAATTAAAAGAGTTGCTGAGGTGGACTGTGATAAACGAACAATGAAAATGTGTCAAGGTATACTGAAAGCCATAGATGATCGTCCTGATGACAATTATGTTGCTTACCGAAAGGTATACATATGCTTCATATCTCATATATTATTTTCTGTTCTTTATCCTCATGTTTAATAACATTATGTTGTTTTTTCCTTGTTCCTTTGTTCTATGATGCTGGTGTTTACATTATTTTTCTACTGGATATGCTTTATTAGGGTTTGGGTGTTCTCTGCAACAAGGAAGGTGGTTTTAGAGAAGAAGATTTTGTTGTAGAGTTTTTGGGAGAGGTATGATGCGAATTAGATTACAAACAGTTTCCTTTATCTATGCCTTTGTGcaaataatatattttgttaCATTTTTCTTGTACAGTTTTTAACTTTCagctatatttaaaaaaaaaaaaaaccttttttatttatcatCACGTGTAATTATTTTCTGGCTTTTGGCTTTTGAATGGAGAGACTCTTTGAAGTCTTTTGTCCTCACGGGTTTTAATTTCCATAGGTTTATCCTGTTTGGAAATGGTTTGAGAAGCAAGATGGGATTCGGTTGTTGCAGAATAACAGCAAGGATCCAGCTCCCGAGTTCTACAACATCTACCTTGAGAGGCCAAAGGTCCATTTCAACACGTCTTGTACTAAGTGTTATTattggttagttaattttaattgctTTTCTGAAAATGTTTACTGATCATCTCTTATTTATCAGGGTGATGCGGGTGGCTATGATTTAGTTGTTGTTGATGCAATGCATAAGGCCAATTATGCGAGTCGAATTTGTCATTCATGTCATCCTAATTGTGAAGCCAAGTAAGTATATTCTGTTGCTCATTTTGTTCTGTGCAGAATTGGGAAGCTATATATCTAGTCATTTTGTTTCTCTTCCCCATTTCTCCCTAGTTTGGGAATTCAAGACTTCTATAGAGCAGAATAATTCAGATTTTTTAAATATGGAGTAGTATGCTCATCagtgatttttttaattctttatattaataattatataattgatGTTTGACACATATAATTCTTGGACCCGTTTAACTGTTGTCAATAAAACTCAATTGTTTGTACTCTGTTATGAGCTTTTGCACTTTCGGGTATGCTTTAGTTAAGACTGTGCAAGGATTTCGGATTCCTAAAAGCTGAAAGAAGTAGCATGGATAATAGAGATATTTggaatttcttgttttaatagaTAGACTGTTTTCTAATATGACTATTACCCTGTGGTTCCAGATAACTTATCATTTTTTGTTAGGACAAATTGTATTTAAATCAGTCTCTGTATTATCTGTTTATTCAATAGTTCGGTTCTTTTGTGGCACATAAAGCTTTTTTCTATTGGCATGACCTGTCCTTACCCTCTGCCTGTAACTTGTGATCCTGAACAAACTTTAGCCTAGCTACAAATCAAGTTCTGACCAAGATTTTGTTTTCTTCATCTAATATTTACCATTTCTTGGATGCAGAGTTACCGCTGTAGATGGTCAGTACCAAATTGGAATCTATGCTCTACGTGCAATACGATATGGCGAGGAGATTACATTTGATTATAATTCCGTTACAGAGGTTTGAATCTTCTGTCTTATCAGCTTTGTTAGGGATGATAATTCCTATGTTCTTATAGCTCATGATTGGTGCTTATCCTGTTAGAGCAAGGAAGAATATGAAGCATCTGTCTGTCTCTGTGGTAGTCAAGTTTGCCGTGGCAGCTACTTGAATTTGACTGGTGAAGGTGCATTTCAGAAGGTATGCAGTTTCAtgatggttttttttttgaaaaaaaaacaaaaaatggaaTCTTCTTTTTGCctgtaaaaataaaatgatatggtATTACCTGTTGTCGAATAAGTTGACCTTTGCTCTTTTGAGTTTCCTAGAAGTTATTATAGGGAATTATGTTGTTCTTCAGGTACTGAAGGAGTGGCATGGTATACTTGACCGACAACAGCTAATGCTAGAAGCTTGTGAACTAAATTCTGTATCTGAAGAAGATTACCTTGAGCTAGGGAGGGCTGGCCTAGGAAGCTGTTTGCTTGGTGGATTGCCTGATTGGTTGGTTGCTTACTCAGCTCGTGTGGTATGTCTTCGGTTTGCTGTAACCTCATTACTTCATTTTTGGATTAGGAAAAAAGAGGGAGGAGGGAGCTTCTATTTTGCTGACATTTCTTTTCTGGTGTAGGTGAGATTCATAAATTTTGAGAGAACAAAGCTCCCTGAGCAAATTTTACGGCATAATTTGGAAGAGAAGCGTAAGTACTGTATAGACATATCTCTTGATGCAGAGAGGAATGATGCAGAGATTCAGGTATGTTGCTGTTCTCATTTAGTCTGTACACGGCATTTGCATGTTTTTGTGCCTTTGTTTGTATCTGCTTACGTTTGTTTGAAGCTTTTTATGCTTACCGTCAAAATGTAAGTGCTAATTGTATACTTTCCTGTTGAACGAGGTAGGCTGAGGGTGTCTATAACCAGAGGCTTCAGAATTTGGCTATTACTCTTGACAAGGTGATTCCTCCGTCTCTGAATGACATATCTGAAGTTCAAATCTTCTACATAATAAAATACGGTCATGTGTATTATGCTGACTCATATAGTAATCTTTACTTTGACctggtgttttattattttgaagagCTAATCTTCAAAATCTTGGAAGTTTAAACTTTTTGGAATGCATGGATTACTCTTGTTTTCATTTGGTTTAATGGTTGGATGGGAGTCATCTTTGTTATAACATTGCGTTTAATGATATCAAATTAAGTAGAGGCTAGTTCCTTTGCATTATGAGAGAAAACTATGTACATGCTCTATTAGTATCCCTATATTATATCATCTTTGATTCTGTTTCAGGTGAGGTATGTCATGAGATGCGTGTTTGGTGACCCCAAAAAGGCTCCACCACCTATAGAGAGGCTCAGTCCTGAAGAGGCTGTTTCCTTTCTCTGGAAAGGTGAGGGATCACTTGTTGAGGAGCTTCTTCAGTCCATGGCTCCTCACGTGGAAGATGAAACACTTAATGATCTGAGGTCCAAGATTCAAGTGCATGACCCATCATGGTCTGACAACATTCTGAAAGAACTTCAGAAATCTTTGTTATGGTGAGTGGAATGTCCTCTTTAAAGTTGTTTCCATGCTGTTTCATTCCAGGAAAGATGCAATCTTAATCATTTCTTTGTTTTGAAGGTTGAGGGATGAGGTTCGGAATCTTCCATGTACGTACAAGTGTCGGCATGATGCTGCAGCTGACTTGATCCATATTTATGCTTACACAAAGTGCTTCATAAGAGTTCGGGTGagttttttactattttctttcTGATGAACGTTCTTTTTTTCCGAAAGGGTAGAGGGGGATTGTGAAATAGAGAATGCTATtgtattatcattttatctaaccAATCATTTTATACGCAGGAGTACAAAGCAGTAACTTCTACCCCTGTCTACATTAGTCCTCTTGACCTGAGCCCCAAGTACTCTGACAAGTTCACAGGTCTTCAGGAATATTGCAAGACGTATGGTGAAAATTATTGTTTGGGGCAGCTAGTTTTTTGGTATAACCAGACCAGTGTTGATCCAGATTCCAGCCTGTTTAGAGCAAGTAGGGGTTGCTTATCATTACCTGACATTGGTTGCTTCTACGCCAAGGTTCAGAAGCCATCAAGGCATCGTGTTTATGGCCCAAAGACTGTCAAATTTATGCTGTCATGGATGGTAAGCTTCTTAGTTCTTTCATCCCCATTTGTAATGATGTAAGATGCTGTTTGGATTATTTGAATTTCAAAGTATTGAGGGCAGCACTCAAATTGCCTTCAAATCGAGCATTCTGTAGGTCACTTGCCTGCTGGGGATGAAGGTTGTCTGTTTAACACAGTTTTTAATGACATCCCTGATTTTTTAACCTGATTGTTTTGTGGACAAGTTAATTATCATTTATATCATAAATAGAAATGTAGCATTCCCACAGTTAAACTTGTATGTAGAGGAGCAACGGTATTTGACGGGAAAGATTATTGCCATGTATAGAAAATCACTAGGAATACTGTAGTTACTGTTTTTAATATGGTGGTTGGTGCAGGAGAAGCAACCCCAGAGACCATGGCCGAAGGACCGAATATGGACATTCAAAGGTAGTCCAAGAATCTTTGGGAGTCCAATGCTAGATGCAGTTTTAAACAATAGTTCACTGGACAGAGAGATGGTGCAATGGTTGAAGCATAGACCTGCGAAATTCCAGGCGATGTGGGATAGATGAGGACATTGTTGTAGGGGTTGAGTTTAGTGGGGAGCAGTAGGATATTATTAGCCAAATACGGTTGTAAATGTTTTTGGAATGATTTGTCAATTTTAGTTTGGCAGCTACCCTTTGGGTTAAGAGGGGTAGTTGGTAAAAAATCATTCCAAAACATCATTTTCTTGTGCCCCTTTTCTTCTCATTCTTATGTACAGTTTTCATCTTTGTATTCTGTAATTCATTTCGTTTAGTAGGCCTTTTTTGTCTAAAGAACTTTTCCTAGTCTTTGcctcatttattattttacctgAATGCCAAAGGAATCATCAACATATTTTTCAAGGAGGATGTATTATTAGCAGTGATGATCAAATAGTTAATAATATCATTCCTTCTTCCTTCCTATCTCAAAACTCAAAGCAAGCTAATCCCAGTTCCAAATTTTAGCAGTGAGTGGCATCCTTTTTTGTCCATTTTGCTTTCAGTATGTAACAAAAGATCCCAACTAAATCCCCAACATGTGCAAGTCCTTAACCTTATACGTCTTTATTTCTTTGCAGCAATGACATGCAGATTCACAAGCATCTCCGATGTAATTCCCCGGCGACTTGAAACCCTCCAagagaccaaaaaaaaaaaaaatcgacaAAGCAGAGGTTGTCTCAGACCTGACCTGATCTGTCCTGAAGGGCGGATTGTGTgtcagttatatatatatatgatatatgaaagGCAGGCCAATCATCTTTGATTCTTGTGTCGCCGCCTTCGCTAATTCTCTAGGGCCACCATTCGTACTTCCCATCTAGTAATCAACCCCCACGCGTCCCCCTTCGCGTTACGTCCTTATATGAGTGTGCACACTCTCCCATT contains the following coding sequences:
- the LOC107887775 gene encoding LOW QUALITY PROTEIN: histone-lysine N-methyltransferase ATXR3-like (The sequence of the model RefSeq protein was modified relative to this genomic sequence to represent the inferred CDS: inserted 2 bases in 2 codons) is translated as MGDGVACMPLQQHQHQHQHIMERFPVTEKTLCPNNELTTKPVNLKDNAQQQQQQQPQEQQQQEQQQQQPQPQLPRKKKKLVKVKKVVVVKKKVVVGAAAAAAAAAAAATSQKSELVVKAKTEAGLKSSKEIDKGDNSGQKEEVEEGELGTLKWPREGENGEVGTDKSKNGEIEKGEITSEKCRKGEVVKEEIVREVKGELEKEETVSKKKGEVMNGEIVTGKWRKGEVAKGEMVLEKGRKAEPEKGEFGSWRGAKDDLEKGEFIPDRWHKGDLMKDEYSYSKYRKYELGKEKSWKYEMERTPPSGKYSVDDLYHRKEFSRSTLHGRSSSRWETSQERTSRISSKIVDEEGLYKSEYSNGKNHGREYPSSGNRPKRHGTDSDSGDRKHYGDYGDYANSKCRRLSDDFGRNSHPELYSRHSVERFYKNSSSSRMSSLEKYTSRHHESSLSSRVVYDKCGRSPAYTERSPRDRVRNYDHRDRSPIRRERSPWDRSPYTCDKSPYARDRSVYSRERSPYDRSRHHDHRNRSPINAGRSPEDRPRFHDRRDRTPSYLERSPHDRSKTKNQRDTSKKGAINEKRGSQYGSKGQEDKVSRRDHSGRDSHSSAKESQDRISVHNLNGSDEKNGVCESHKEDQSPTPSVNCQEPPLLVDGAPPEELQSMEEDMDICDTPPHIPLVAESAVGKWIYLDVFGIERGPSKLCDLKELVEEGXLLSDHLIKHLDSDRWVTVENAASPLLTASFPSIVSDSVTQLVSPPEAPGNLLIETGDLKPLGTHSGDETMSFQDDSAATSDSLEDLHIDERVGALLDGINIIPGKELEIVGEALQMTFDDAEWEVWGSSDGFPWLLSRTGDWHDKVTEELSSYSDTNAKEAAEPRAVAISDCSSCADSSDWFSGRWSCKGGDWKRNEEATQDRSSRKKLVLNDGYPLCLMPKSGYEDPRWHMKDDLYYPSNSKRLDLPPWAFSIAEERNDCNDISRSNQIKPSAVRGVKGTMLPVVRINACVVQDQGSFVSAPRTKTRVKERHSSRSSRSHSATSDVKKSSAESDSLSKAVNDQRLKGSWKFAPINTPKDHVCTIDELQLHLGEWYYLDGAGHERGPSSFSELQFLVDQGVIPKYSSAFRKYDQMWVPVTSAAGSLEVTAWNRPGNVASSADSSGTTLLDSQGVAVSDNNTSSSSLHRLHPQFIGYTCGKLHELVMKSFKSREFAAAINEVLDPWISAKQPKKEMDKHIYQKTDSGKRARMMINGSEEEYDIEDELQSIRKDDFAFEDLCGDVTFHEQESACSVTEMGNWGLLDGHVLARVFHFLRSDMKSLVFASLTCKHWRAAVRFYKGIARQVDLSSLGPNCSDSIAQKILNCYNKERINSMVLIGCTNISSITLEDVLQVFPSLSYIDIRGCSQFGELIVKFPNLRWFKSTSLHAMTISDESNSKIRTLKQITEKTSSGLKTGLGNAIDDFGELKSYFESVDRRDSANQLFRQSLYRRSKLFDARKSSSILSREARIRRWAIKKSENGYKRMEEFLASSLRDIMKENTSDFFVPKVAEIEEKMKNGYYIGHGLGYVKEDISRMCRDAIKTKNRGGARDMNRIITLFIQLATRLEEGAKITSSYERDELLKSWKDDSPTGFSKYKKKLGKAVTERKYMNKSNGXFFANGAFDYGEYASDREIRKRLSKLNRKSLDSESETSDELDRSSEDGKSESEIESTASDTESDLDFKPEGRSGESRGDGYFMAGDSFDSMADDREWGARMTKASLVPPVTRKYEVIDQYVVVADEEDVRRKMQVSLPEDYAEKLNAQKTGTEELDMELPEVKDYKPRKELGDEVIEQEVYGIDPYTHNLLLDSMPEELEWPLEDKQSFIEDVLLRTLNKQVRQFTGTGNTPMMYPLKPIVEEIKRVAEVDCDKRTMKMCQGILKAIDDRPDDNYVAYRKGLGVLCNKEGGFREEDFVVEFLGEVYPVWKWFEKQDGIRLLQNNSKDPAPEFYNIYLERPKGDAGGYDLVVVDAMHKANYASRICHSCHPNCEAKVTAVDGQYQIGIYALRAIRYGEEITFDYNSVTESKEEYEASVCLCGSQVCRGSYLNLTGEGAFQKVLKEWHGILDRQQLMLEACELNSVSEEDYLELGRAGLGSCLLGGLPDWLVAYSARVVRFINFERTKLPEQILRHNLEEKRKYCIDISLDAERNDAEIQAEGVYNQRLQNLAITLDKVRYVMRCVFGDPKKAPPPIERLSPEEAVSFLWKGEGSLVEELLQSMAPHVEDETLNDLRSKIQVHDPSWSDNILKELQKSLLWLRDEVRNLPCTYKCRHDAAADLIHIYAYTKCFIRVREYKAVTSTPVYISPLDLSPKYSDKFTGLQEYCKTYGENYCLGQLVFWYNQTSVDPDSSLFRASRGCLSLPDIGCFYAKVQKPSRHRVYGPKTVKFMLSWMEKQPQRPWPKDRIWTFKGSPRIFGSPMLDAVLNNSSLDREMVQWLKHRPAKFQAMWDR